A section of the Carya illinoinensis cultivar Pawnee chromosome 12, C.illinoinensisPawnee_v1, whole genome shotgun sequence genome encodes:
- the LOC122289598 gene encoding transcription factor MYB3-like yields MAPKNDGSAKKVVMNKGAWTAEEDQKLSQYIEIHGAKRWKTVAFKAGLNRCGKSCRLRWLNYLRPNIKRGNISDAEEDLILRLHKLLGNRWSLIAGRLPGRTDNEIKNYWNSHLSKKISKENKLETSTKQKIVPKEPCVIPRVDVEGVKGSIENSEVNFDVNGLFDFTTDLGSYGLEWMNKFLELDEDSWLTEKR; encoded by the exons atggCACCAAAAAATGATGGATCAGCAAAGAAAGTAGTGATGAACAAAGGAGCATGGACagcagaggaagatcaaaaacTGTCACAGTACATTGAAATCCATGGTGCAAAGAGGTGGAAAACAGTTGCATTCAAAGCAG GTTTGAATCGATGCGGAAAGAGTTGCAGACTGAGATGGCTGAATTATCTGAGACCCAACATCAAAAGAGGCAACATCTCAGATGCAGAAGAGGACTTGATACTTAGGCTGCATAAGCTACTGGGAAACAG GTGGTCTCTCATTGCTGGTAGACTTCCGGGACGAACAGACAACGAAATAAAGAATTATTGGAATTCTCATTTGAGCAAGAAAATCAGTAAGGAAAATAAGTTGGAGACttcaacaaaacaaaagatTGTGCCTAAGGAACCATGTGTCATCCCTCGTGTAGACGTGGAGGGTGTTAAAGGAAGTATTGAAAATTCTGAAGTCAATTTTGATGTCAACGGATTATTTGACTTTACCACTGATCTAGGATCCTATGGATTGGAGTGGATGAACAAATTCCTTGAACTCGATGAGGATTCATGGCTCACTGAGAAAAGGTAA